A section of the Acidobacteriota bacterium genome encodes:
- a CDS encoding haloalkane dehalogenase — translation MATAISVYSSGSAKVFAQENISVSRDLANIKLRTTPSEFIKKKKFAKVFGSKMAYFESGKGNPIVFLHGNPTSSFLWRNVIPHVEEFGRCIAPDLIGMGDSDKLAPSDASRYHFAEHYNYLEELLRKIGVEKNVILMVHDWGGSLGFEWASRNPEKVKGLVFMETFIVSQNAQNTPPQVSNWFKAFRTPEREKQILEENYFVEKVLLRQFPKMSDEDKAEYRRPFLEKGEARRPTIVFPRQVPLDGEPKDVHEKVSAHLEWMAKNDIPKLFIKGEPGGLIQGGRERICRAWKNITEVSVKGNHYLPEESPVEVGQAIAEWVEKLSKKVEKV, via the coding sequence TTGGCAACTGCTATCTCGGTTTACTCAAGCGGTTCGGCAAAAGTTTTTGCTCAAGAAAATATTTCCGTTTCAAGGGATTTAGCGAATATCAAACTGAGGACGACTCCTTCCGAATTCATAAAAAAGAAAAAATTTGCCAAAGTATTCGGCTCAAAAATGGCTTATTTCGAGTCGGGCAAAGGCAATCCGATTGTTTTCTTACACGGCAATCCGACTTCTTCTTTTTTATGGCGAAACGTCATCCCTCACGTTGAAGAATTCGGCAGATGTATTGCGCCTGACCTTATCGGAATGGGCGATTCGGACAAACTCGCGCCAAGCGATGCCAGTCGTTATCATTTTGCCGAACACTATAACTATCTCGAAGAGCTTTTGAGAAAAATCGGGGTAGAGAAAAATGTCATTTTGATGGTTCACGATTGGGGCGGAAGTCTCGGTTTTGAATGGGCAAGCCGAAACCCGGAAAAGGTCAAAGGCCTCGTCTTCATGGAGACATTTATCGTTTCGCAAAATGCCCAAAATACCCCTCCGCAAGTTTCAAATTGGTTTAAGGCTTTTCGCACCCCCGAACGCGAAAAGCAGATTTTGGAAGAAAATTATTTCGTCGAAAAAGTGCTGTTACGACAGTTTCCGAAAATGAGCGACGAAGACAAAGCGGAATATCGTCGTCCGTTTTTGGAAAAAGGCGAAGCGCGTCGTCCGACGATTGTTTTTCCCCGTCAAGTTCCGCTTGACGGCGAGCCGAAAGACGTTCACGAAAAGGTTTCAGCGCATCTCGAATGGATGGCGAAAAATGACATCCCGAAACTGTTTATCAAAGGCGAACCCGGCGGATTGATTCAAGGCGGGCGCGAAAGAATCTGTCGGGCTTGGAAAAATATCACGGAAGTTTCGGTCAAGGGTAATCATTATTTGCCGGAAGAATCGCCCGTTGAGGTTGGACAAGCGATTGCCGAATGGGTTGAGAAATTATC